A region of Candidatus Roizmanbacteria bacterium DNA encodes the following proteins:
- a CDS encoding type II secretion system F family protein → MLFTYKALQKDGTKISGEMDASSEKEISEYLKKNSYFPIEIKEKKPSSLDNITTLLQQVSFQDVTYMTRQFAIMLDAGLTLIDSIEIIMKQVQKPALKKMLSEIDKSLRDGKTFSQALSKYPRQFSHFYVALVKSGEASGKLDSILEKLAEHLEKQRAFSQKIRNAMIYPVVVISAMFVMMFVMFAFVMPQLLSLYDSFEVELPQSTQIIMAISTFMKNYWPFVLIAIIALIVTLLRLKNTKKGQEIFDRYIFKIPLLGNIVKTSGLVDATRTLSILISSGVPILDGLVIVIDVNSNIVFKQAFQRIKEKVEKGMSVGSAMSNEPIFPESLIQMAIVGEQTGHLDETLLKLSEYYQTESEMAVKGLLTMMEPMILIVLGVSVGFLVMAVITPIFSLTNSLQ, encoded by the coding sequence ATGCTGTTTACATATAAAGCACTCCAAAAAGACGGAACAAAAATCAGCGGAGAAATGGATGCGAGTTCTGAAAAAGAAATATCTGAATATCTCAAAAAGAACTCTTATTTCCCCATTGAGATCAAGGAAAAAAAGCCGAGTTCTCTCGACAATATCACAACATTGCTCCAACAGGTATCTTTTCAGGATGTGACTTATATGACAAGGCAGTTTGCTATCATGCTTGACGCCGGACTAACTCTCATTGATTCAATTGAGATTATTATGAAGCAGGTCCAAAAACCTGCTCTCAAAAAAATGCTTTCAGAAATTGACAAATCGCTCCGCGACGGTAAAACCTTTTCGCAGGCATTGTCAAAATATCCGAGACAGTTTTCACATTTTTACGTTGCATTGGTTAAATCTGGAGAAGCTTCAGGAAAACTGGACAGTATTCTCGAGAAACTGGCTGAACATTTGGAAAAACAACGGGCATTCAGTCAGAAAATCAGAAATGCAATGATCTATCCTGTTGTTGTCATCTCTGCTATGTTCGTTATGATGTTTGTCATGTTTGCTTTCGTGATGCCTCAGCTTTTGTCTTTGTACGACAGCTTCGAAGTCGAACTTCCGCAATCCACACAGATTATAATGGCAATCTCGACATTCATGAAAAACTATTGGCCGTTTGTACTTATCGCAATTATTGCCCTGATCGTGACGCTTCTTAGATTGAAGAATACGAAGAAAGGCCAGGAAATATTTGACCGTTATATTTTTAAAATCCCTCTTCTTGGGAACATCGTAAAGACCTCCGGACTTGTAGATGCTACCCGTACTCTTTCAATTCTGATATCATCGGGTGTGCCGATTCTTGACGGGTTGGTGATTGTTATCGATGTCAACAGCAACATTGTTTTTAAACAGGCATTTCAGAGAATTAAGGAAAAGGTCGAAAAAGGAATGTCAGTGGGATCTGCCATGTCCAATGAACCGATTTTCCCCGAATCACTGATCCAGATGGCAATCGTCGGAGAACAAACTGGACATCTGGACGAGACATTGCTGAAACTTTCAGAATACTATCAGACCGAGTCTGAAATGGCAGTGAAAGGACTGCTTACCATGATGGAACCGATGATCCTTATTGTTTTGGGTGTTTCTGTAGGCTTTTTGGTAATGGCGGTCATCACACCGATTTTCTCACTGACCAATTCGCTGCAATAA
- a CDS encoding type IV pilus twitching motility protein PilT has protein sequence MKLEELFQQTLEKGASDLHIIPDYPPMLRIHNDLVPVQGSSALTKEQTEALLEKILNESQQDELHTNKETDFGYEWGDIRFRINYYHVKGGLAGAFRLIPKKLKTLEELAIPSTLHKLAKYSNGLVLLTGPTGEGKSTTISALLNEINITEKKHIITIEDPIEFVYPTGKSIISQRELHSDTHSWSKALRSVLREDPDVVLVGEMRDLETIQAALTIAETGHLVFSTLHTNSTPEAINRIIDVFPGHQQNQIRNQLATVLKAVVYQRLVPNFQKNGRIPSLEILFNTPAVSSLVREGKTFMIDNVLETGEEHEMILFDKYLSRLYKQNLISREDAYAYAIRTKEIEKFMA, from the coding sequence ATGAAACTTGAAGAATTATTCCAGCAAACACTTGAGAAAGGGGCATCTGACCTCCATATTATTCCTGATTATCCGCCGATGCTTCGCATACACAACGATCTGGTGCCGGTGCAGGGGAGCAGCGCCCTGACGAAAGAACAGACGGAAGCTTTGCTCGAAAAAATTCTTAATGAATCCCAACAGGATGAACTGCATACGAATAAAGAAACGGATTTCGGGTATGAATGGGGAGACATCAGATTCAGAATAAATTACTATCACGTCAAAGGCGGACTGGCGGGTGCGTTCAGGCTTATACCAAAAAAACTGAAAACGCTCGAAGAACTGGCCATTCCTTCCACTCTGCATAAGCTGGCCAAGTACAGCAACGGATTGGTACTGCTCACAGGACCTACCGGAGAAGGGAAGTCAACTACTATATCGGCACTGCTTAATGAAATAAATATTACTGAAAAGAAACATATTATCACGATTGAAGATCCGATTGAGTTCGTCTATCCTACAGGAAAATCAATAATTTCACAGCGGGAACTGCATTCTGACACACATTCGTGGTCAAAAGCATTGAGATCAGTACTTCGTGAGGACCCCGATGTTGTATTGGTCGGAGAAATGCGGGATTTGGAGACTATACAGGCAGCTCTGACAATTGCAGAAACGGGTCATCTTGTATTCTCAACCTTGCATACAAACAGTACTCCGGAAGCAATCAACCGCATTATCGACGTGTTCCCGGGTCATCAGCAGAATCAGATCCGCAATCAGCTTGCGACTGTCCTGAAAGCCGTTGTGTATCAGAGACTCGTTCCGAACTTTCAGAAAAACGGACGAATCCCGTCACTTGAAATACTGTTCAACACTCCTGCAGTCTCCTCACTAGTACGTGAAGGCAAAACCTTCATGATTGATAATGTTCTGGAAACAGGCGAAGAACACGAGATGATTCTTTTTGACAAATACCTGTCCCGCCTCTACAAACAGAATCTGATTTCAAGAGAGGATGCATACGCATACGCGATAAGAACTAAGGAAATTGAAAAATTTATGGCCTAA
- a CDS encoding type II secretion system protein, with translation MMQQIKKKGYTLIEMMLVIALVALLMPAVFSILYVIMQQQVKIYELTETKRQGDYVMQLMKEKIMRDAVSLRRDDDGIFANVAVITNICNNTGTSFTSASNGQDFVFLNDLNNPFQYVQSGNTIRFREIGTPNVDAALSSNRVIISNFQITCAVKSTYTDPVVSFSYTATFNRAVPNPQLGTTQLQYQTKIKLRI, from the coding sequence ATGATGCAACAAATAAAGAAAAAGGGGTATACGCTGATAGAGATGATGCTTGTGATAGCGCTGGTTGCTCTATTGATGCCTGCAGTATTCAGCATTTTGTACGTCATCATGCAGCAGCAGGTCAAGATCTATGAGCTCACCGAAACAAAGCGGCAGGGCGATTATGTCATGCAGCTGATGAAAGAGAAAATAATGAGAGATGCAGTAAGCTTAAGACGTGATGATGACGGGATTTTTGCAAACGTCGCAGTAATCACGAACATATGCAACAACACCGGTACCAGCTTTACATCAGCAAGTAACGGTCAGGATTTTGTTTTTCTGAATGATCTTAACAATCCGTTCCAGTACGTCCAGTCCGGAAATACAATAAGGTTTCGGGAAATCGGAACGCCGAATGTGGATGCTGCATTAAGCAGTAACCGTGTCATTATCTCGAATTTTCAGATTACATGCGCAGTCAAATCAACCTACACTGATCCAGTCGTGAGTTTTTCCTACACGGCAACTTTTAATCGCGCTGTTCCGAATCCACAACTGGGTACTACACAACTTCAGTATCAGACAAAAATTAAGTTGAGGATTTAG
- a CDS encoding prepilin-type N-terminal cleavage/methylation domain-containing protein, translating to MQKYHLSKGFTLIEIIVVIAIIGILLGIATASYGNSLRHGRDQKRIVNVETVRSNLELFRSSQVMGVYPTSITTGAFPTLYPLPPDPQTNQTNVYTYAPRTSAGGACNNTTTFCSTYTLSTSLEIEGNTYTVTPSTSNVTNNLFVRIFVAFSNQIARII from the coding sequence ATGCAAAAATACCATCTTTCAAAAGGCTTTACTTTAATAGAAATAATCGTTGTTATTGCAATTATAGGTATTCTTCTCGGCATAGCGACTGCCTCGTACGGGAACTCTCTCCGTCACGGACGCGATCAGAAGCGCATCGTCAATGTCGAAACTGTCAGATCAAATCTGGAGCTGTTCCGAAGCAGCCAGGTGATGGGAGTATATCCCACAAGTATTACAACGGGTGCATTCCCCACTTTATATCCCCTGCCACCGGATCCGCAGACGAATCAAACAAATGTGTACACTTATGCGCCAAGAACTTCTGCCGGCGGCGCATGCAACAATACAACGACATTTTGCTCAACATATACCTTGTCAACCAGTCTTGAGATTGAAGGTAATACCTATACTGTCACACCCTCAACATCAAATGTCACGAATAATCTTTTTGTCCGGATATTTGTCGCATTTTCAAATCAGATTGCCCGAATTATTTAG
- a CDS encoding type II secretion system protein → MIKTLRLAQGFTLVEIIVVMAVMGIFLVVGTTTYTNQVHEKELKTDADRIVNEIEKARQDVLARNVFGYTACNHNGISLYGYSLPNSTYNIVLHCVTTWHNIREGTLEHSYIARTEPFLQIYFPYPYGVLMNNELVTIHHNTTNRCININTGPYTPATASDPYDCT, encoded by the coding sequence ATGATCAAAACGCTTCGATTAGCGCAGGGATTTACTCTTGTTGAGATTATTGTCGTCATGGCCGTTATGGGGATATTCCTGGTGGTCGGGACGACGACTTACACCAATCAGGTACATGAGAAAGAACTGAAAACGGATGCAGACAGGATCGTAAATGAAATTGAAAAAGCAAGACAGGACGTACTTGCAAGAAACGTATTCGGATATACCGCCTGCAATCATAACGGAATCAGTCTTTACGGATATTCACTTCCCAATTCGACTTACAACATCGTCTTACACTGTGTGACGACATGGCACAATATCCGGGAAGGGACTCTAGAACACAGTTATATTGCCCGAACCGAGCCATTCCTTCAGATCTATTTCCCGTATCCGTATGGAGTGCTCATGAACAATGAGCTTGTAACGATTCACCACAATACAACAAACCGTTGTATCAACATTAATACGGGACCTTATACCCCGGCAACCGCTTCTGACCCCTATGATTGCACATAA
- a CDS encoding type II/IV secretion system protein → MGISPKEFLMKLVQKGVVDQQVASQYEVDSLKKNIPVDRYLLQYTNISSEEIMKTKADLLNVPYVNISTTAVDPQALKFIPQAIAERHTIMPYMYDQQANKVYVATSDPLNVSLQDFIEMKTGAKAILALALQEDIAKAITVAYTKNLSPEVEQALQQVAPAKPAKETVKAIETSSDFTTAPIAKIVNTILEFAVKSRASDIHIEPQELKTRIRYRIDGILQEKLSLPASIHESLISRIKILSEMKIDEKRVPQDGRFNFKTTEEEIDLRVSTLPTVHGEKVVMRLLRKSGGMPALQELGLEGTQLKRFEEGMGRSYGIVLVTGPTGSGKTTTLYSVLNKLNTKAVNIVTLEDPVEYQIEGINQVQINPQAGLTFAAGLKSFLRQDPNIILVGEIRDKETTQLAIQAALTGHLVFSTLHTNDSATAIPRLTDLGGEPFLIASVLSAVMAQRIVRRVCDNCKETYEPPIEIQQTVKDVLGPLLPRQYQEGTPIQLTRGRKCEECNNSGYKGRIGIYEILKFSPALNDLVLKGASSHEIEGQAQKEGMVLMKQDGFLKALKGITTIEEIMRVTETT, encoded by the coding sequence ATGGGTATTTCTCCAAAAGAATTTCTGATGAAACTGGTCCAAAAAGGCGTTGTGGATCAACAGGTAGCCTCGCAATATGAGGTGGACAGTTTGAAAAAAAATATTCCCGTTGATCGCTACTTGCTACAGTATACCAATATCTCAAGTGAGGAGATAATGAAAACAAAAGCTGATCTGCTGAACGTGCCGTATGTAAATATTTCAACCACGGCAGTCGATCCGCAGGCACTTAAATTTATCCCTCAGGCAATAGCAGAGCGACATACGATTATGCCGTATATGTATGATCAGCAGGCCAATAAAGTATATGTCGCGACATCTGATCCTTTAAACGTCAGTCTGCAGGATTTTATTGAAATGAAAACAGGGGCAAAGGCAATACTTGCTCTTGCACTTCAGGAAGACATTGCAAAAGCAATCACGGTCGCGTATACAAAAAACTTATCGCCTGAAGTAGAACAGGCTCTTCAACAGGTGGCACCCGCCAAACCTGCGAAGGAAACGGTAAAAGCAATTGAAACCAGCAGCGATTTCACAACAGCTCCGATTGCAAAGATCGTAAATACCATTCTTGAATTTGCGGTGAAAAGCCGTGCATCGGACATCCATATCGAACCGCAGGAACTTAAAACGCGTATCAGATACCGTATTGACGGTATCCTTCAGGAAAAACTGTCACTTCCGGCAAGCATTCATGAATCTCTAATTTCCCGTATCAAAATTCTTTCGGAAATGAAGATTGATGAGAAGCGCGTCCCGCAGGACGGCCGATTCAATTTTAAGACAACTGAAGAAGAAATTGATTTGCGTGTATCCACCTTGCCGACTGTTCATGGCGAAAAGGTCGTTATGCGACTTCTTCGAAAAAGCGGAGGAATGCCGGCATTGCAGGAACTCGGACTTGAAGGAACTCAACTGAAACGATTTGAGGAAGGTATGGGACGGTCATACGGTATTGTATTGGTAACCGGGCCTACAGGTTCAGGTAAAACGACGACTCTTTACTCTGTTTTGAACAAATTGAATACAAAAGCGGTGAATATCGTGACTCTGGAGGATCCGGTAGAGTACCAGATTGAAGGTATCAATCAGGTACAAATCAATCCGCAGGCAGGACTAACGTTTGCTGCAGGATTGAAGTCATTTTTGCGTCAGGATCCGAATATTATTCTGGTCGGAGAAATCCGCGATAAAGAAACAACCCAGCTTGCTATACAGGCAGCTCTGACGGGTCATTTAGTATTCTCGACGCTTCACACCAACGATTCGGCAACGGCTATTCCTCGTTTGACTGACTTGGGAGGAGAGCCGTTTCTTATTGCATCGGTGTTGAGTGCTGTGATGGCCCAGCGTATCGTAAGACGCGTTTGTGACAACTGCAAGGAGACATACGAACCTCCTATTGAGATACAGCAGACTGTAAAAGACGTTCTCGGTCCGCTCCTTCCACGCCAGTATCAGGAAGGGACACCTATTCAGCTAACCCGTGGACGTAAGTGTGAAGAATGCAACAATTCAGGTTATAAGGGACGTATCGGTATCTATGAAATTTTGAAATTTTCACCTGCTTTGAATGATCTTGTTTTGAAGGGGGCATCTTCACATGAAATTGAAGGACAGGCGCAAAAAGAAGGAATGGTACTCATGAAACAGGACGGATTCCTGAAAGCACTCAAAGGTATAACAACTATTGAAGAAATTATGAGAGTCACAGAGACAACATAA